The Limnothrix sp. FACHB-406 nucleotide sequence CATTGCCCGAAGGCTGAATGCCCGCTGTTTCGCGTTAAATGGCGGACTAGGCCTGATTGCCATTCAAGCTAGCACGTTTTTCAGGAAGGCAGCAACCTGGCAGAGCCGATTAACCTAGCAAGCGTTGGCCACTGGCCTTCTTCAGGCAGTGATTTTCAACTGGCAAGTATTAATCGAGCATTAACTGGCAAGTATCAACTGGCAAGCATTAACTGGCAACAACCATGGAACGCATCACCCCCATGCCCCCAACCAGCGATCCGAAGGCGGAAATTGCCACAATTTTGCTGGTGGACGATGAGCAAGCGTTGGCCGATCCGCTCAGTCGGCTTTTGACCCGCGAGGGCTACAGCGTTGATGTGGCCAGTGATGGGCAAGCGGGCTATCAACTGGCCAGCCAAAACACCTACGATTTGCTGATTTTGGATTGGATGTTGCCAGAAATCAGCGGGGTGGAAATTTGCCAACGCCTGCGCCAAATGGGTCAGGGTGTGCCGGTGTTGTTTTTGACGGCGAAGGACACGATCGACGATCGGGTGGCGGGGTTGGATGCCGGAGCCGATGACTACCTGGTGAAACCCTTTGAGTTGCGGGAGTTGCTGGCGCGGGTGCGGGCCCTGTTGCGACGGCCCCGCAGCACCCCGGACGAGGCCCCAGAAACCCCACCGGGAACCGATCGCCCCGGCCGATTGCAGTGGCAGGATCTCGGCCTCGATTGCGATAACCAGTTGGCCTATCGGGGCGATCGGCTCATTGAACTCTCTGACAAGGAAACCTGTCTATTGGAATACCTGATGCGCCATCCGGGGCAAGTGCTGACCCATGACCAGATCTATGGCCATTTGTGGCCCACGGGCGATCGCCCCAGCAGCAATGCCCTGGCGGCCCAAATTCGCCTGCTGCGACGCAAGATCGAAGCCGT carries:
- a CDS encoding response regulator transcription factor; amino-acid sequence: MERITPMPPTSDPKAEIATILLVDDEQALADPLSRLLTREGYSVDVASDGQAGYQLASQNTYDLLILDWMLPEISGVEICQRLRQMGQGVPVLFLTAKDTIDDRVAGLDAGADDYLVKPFELRELLARVRALLRRPRSTPDEAPETPPGTDRPGRLQWQDLGLDCDNQLAYRGDRLIELSDKETCLLEYLMRHPGQVLTHDQIYGHLWPTGDRPSSNALAAQIRLLRRKIEAVGEPPVIHSVYGKGYRFGLTTGDP